Proteins from a genomic interval of Oceanispirochaeta crateris:
- a CDS encoding permease yields MNTIIIYVITVVAILISLIKDSNKTVKALKKAIMSLEKILPQFLTVIFLVALAIAFLDQEKITQLLGDNSGIWGILAASIVGSITLIPGFVAFPAAAELLENGAAFAPIAAFVSSLMMVGIVTLPLEISYFGKKISIIRNSTAFVFSIIAAFFVSWMVSI; encoded by the coding sequence TTGAACACGATCATCATATATGTTATCACCGTGGTAGCCATCTTGATCTCTTTAATAAAAGATAGTAACAAAACTGTGAAAGCTCTCAAGAAAGCCATTATGTCTTTAGAAAAGATTCTTCCCCAGTTTCTAACGGTTATATTTTTGGTAGCCCTGGCCATTGCCTTTCTGGATCAGGAAAAGATTACTCAGCTATTAGGTGACAATTCAGGTATTTGGGGCATTTTAGCGGCCAGTATTGTCGGCAGCATTACCCTCATACCCGGCTTTGTCGCATTCCCTGCCGCTGCAGAGTTACTTGAAAATGGTGCTGCCTTTGCTCCCATTGCAGCATTTGTTTCCTCATTGATGATGGTTGGAATTGTCACTCTCCCCCTGGAAATATCCTATTTTGGAAAAAAAATATCCATCATAAGAAATTCTACAGCCTTTGTCTTTTCCATTATTGCAGCCTTTTTTGTTTCTTGGATGGTTTCCATATGA
- a CDS encoding MATE family efflux transporter, translating to MIQKTMDMTKGSLLPHLKRLAIPASVGFLFNTMYNIVDSFWAGQLSTNSLAALSLNFPLYMLIMSLGVGFSAASGALIANALGSNEVIKSRKYLSQSLTLSILSSLVGSLLLLTFLEPIFLLLKADGEVLRGAVAYGRIIVIGMPILNQAPIFSSALASRGDTVSYRNVLIAGCIINIGLDPLFMYTFGMNEAGVALATVLIQFLGLLYLIRKVISREGLKNLRFRDYIPKKQYAVEIIEQAVPASANYLTMSLGTFVITWFISRFGSNAVAAYGAAIRVEQIALVPTVGLNVALAAMVGQNNGAKRLDRVVSSYKLSLLGGLVVMAVILPPVLIFGRQIISLFTETEAVIRMGYDYLLLQGFTFYSYIILFQSNALLQGLKKPAMIMWMGIYRQIAAPALVFSILCFILGMAERGVWVGLIFINWSAAIMTLFHALSILKSQKEIIAL from the coding sequence ATGATTCAAAAAACAATGGATATGACAAAGGGATCACTACTGCCGCATTTGAAACGCTTGGCCATTCCTGCCAGTGTCGGTTTTCTGTTTAATACAATGTATAATATTGTGGATAGTTTCTGGGCAGGCCAGCTTTCTACAAATTCCCTGGCCGCGCTCTCTTTGAATTTCCCTCTTTATATGCTCATCATGTCTTTGGGGGTTGGGTTTTCTGCCGCTTCTGGAGCTCTCATCGCGAATGCTTTAGGATCCAATGAAGTCATAAAATCAAGGAAATATCTCAGCCAGTCACTGACTCTTTCCATTCTCTCTTCCCTGGTTGGGAGCCTTCTTCTCCTCACTTTTTTAGAACCCATATTTCTGCTTCTCAAAGCAGATGGTGAAGTATTAAGGGGAGCTGTTGCCTATGGGAGAATCATTGTCATAGGCATGCCCATTTTAAATCAGGCTCCAATTTTTTCATCCGCTCTGGCATCCCGGGGAGACACCGTTAGTTATAGGAATGTTCTTATCGCGGGTTGTATCATCAATATTGGACTTGATCCTCTTTTTATGTACACCTTTGGAATGAACGAAGCTGGTGTTGCTCTGGCTACCGTTCTAATTCAATTTCTGGGCCTTTTATATCTGATTCGAAAAGTGATATCCAGAGAAGGACTGAAAAATCTAAGATTCAGAGACTATATCCCAAAGAAACAATATGCTGTAGAGATCATTGAACAGGCTGTTCCGGCGTCGGCGAACTACCTCACCATGAGTTTGGGAACTTTTGTTATTACTTGGTTTATTTCCCGTTTTGGCAGTAATGCAGTGGCCGCCTATGGTGCTGCCATACGGGTCGAGCAAATTGCTCTTGTTCCAACTGTGGGGCTCAATGTCGCCCTTGCGGCCATGGTTGGTCAAAATAATGGAGCCAAAAGATTGGACCGGGTCGTCAGTTCCTATAAATTATCATTGTTGGGTGGGTTGGTTGTTATGGCTGTGATCCTTCCACCAGTTTTGATTTTTGGTAGACAAATTATCAGCCTCTTTACCGAGACTGAGGCAGTCATCCGCATGGGGTATGATTATCTCCTGCTTCAGGGATTCACTTTTTATAGCTATATCATACTCTTTCAAAGCAACGCCTTGCTCCAGGGGTTAAAGAAACCAGCCATGATAATGTGGATGGGAATTTACAGGCAAATTGCAGCACCGGCTCTAGTCTTTTCCATTCTTTGTTTTATTCTGGGAATGGCCGAAAGGGGAGTTTGGGTAGGACTCATTTTTATCAATTGGTCCGCTGCGATAATGACTCTTTTTCATGCTCTCTCCATCCTGAAAAGCCAAAAGGAGATCATCGCTTTATAG
- a CDS encoding zinc-binding dehydrogenase, producing MDKLPSEMWAMVTTSQGGFEKLQYRRVPLPQIQENEVLIQVSAAGINNTEINTRLGWYSDKVNKGTQQLQEKEEEEDKPDGGWGKPTPFPLIQGTDCCGQVIACGSGKLAHLLGQRILVRPCMASQCQNNYTPWFGSDIDGSFAQFTAVPATEVFPVHSDWSDIELASIPCAYGTAENLLTLAELKKDESILITGASGGVGSAAVQLAKIRGAQIYGLCGHTKMDDLKKLGATPLNRSIPLDQQIKSIQMDTVLDMVGGENFPQLFETIKRGGRYVSSGAIAGPMVSLDLRKLYLKDITMKGGTAWQPGVFENLISYIEEGKIHPLIWKSMPMDKMVEAQKEFLQKKHFGKMVLLPNPL from the coding sequence ATGGATAAATTACCTTCCGAAATGTGGGCCATGGTCACCACCTCGCAAGGGGGATTTGAAAAACTTCAATACCGCCGGGTTCCCCTTCCTCAAATACAGGAAAATGAAGTACTAATACAGGTTTCGGCTGCAGGAATAAACAACACTGAGATCAATACCCGTCTTGGTTGGTATTCCGACAAGGTAAACAAGGGCACACAGCAACTGCAGGAAAAAGAAGAAGAGGAAGATAAACCAGATGGCGGATGGGGAAAGCCAACCCCTTTTCCATTGATTCAAGGGACCGACTGCTGCGGTCAAGTTATTGCCTGCGGGTCCGGGAAACTGGCCCATCTCCTAGGGCAACGGATACTGGTCCGCCCCTGTATGGCGAGTCAGTGCCAGAACAATTATACGCCCTGGTTCGGATCAGATATTGATGGATCTTTCGCCCAATTTACCGCAGTGCCTGCCACAGAAGTCTTTCCCGTCCATAGCGATTGGAGCGATATTGAACTGGCAAGTATCCCCTGTGCTTACGGTACAGCTGAGAATCTACTGACCCTTGCAGAACTCAAGAAGGATGAATCAATACTCATAACCGGGGCTTCTGGTGGCGTTGGCTCCGCGGCAGTTCAACTTGCAAAAATCAGAGGAGCCCAGATCTATGGTTTATGCGGACACACCAAGATGGATGACTTAAAAAAACTGGGAGCAACTCCTCTCAATAGATCAATCCCCTTAGACCAGCAAATCAAATCTATACAGATGGATACCGTGCTGGATATGGTTGGGGGAGAGAACTTCCCTCAATTATTCGAAACCATTAAGCGGGGAGGCCGCTATGTAAGCTCAGGGGCTATTGCCGGACCGATGGTATCCCTGGACCTGAGAAAACTCTATCTGAAGGATATCACCATGAAAGGCGGGACTGCCTGGCAGCCGGGTGTGTTTGAAAACCTGATCAGCTACATAGAGGAAGGAAAGATTCATCCTCTCATATGGAAAAGCATGCCCATGGATAAGATGGTTGAAGCTCAGAAGGAATTCCTCCAAAAAAAGCATTTTGGAAAGATGGTCCTCCTGCCAAATCCTCTCTAG
- a CDS encoding permease, with translation MRGVLKRYRFTIIMFILFLLIIMLFPGHSEAVKGSFSNQILTMISIIPPVFILLGLFDVWVPRETIINMLGEQSGIRGALLAFFLGSAAAGPLYGAFPIASVMMKKGASIYNVFIFIGAWSTTKIPMFLFESNALGYRFSVSRLLISIIGIVSISFILNRSTNTKEKQILYERFQTSNS, from the coding sequence ATGAGAGGAGTTTTAAAACGATATCGATTTACGATTATCATGTTCATTCTGTTCCTCTTGATCATTATGCTTTTTCCTGGACACTCCGAAGCTGTCAAAGGATCTTTTTCGAACCAGATTCTTACCATGATTTCAATCATTCCGCCGGTCTTTATCCTTTTAGGGTTATTCGATGTTTGGGTTCCCCGGGAAACAATCATAAACATGCTTGGTGAACAATCGGGTATTAGAGGAGCTCTTTTAGCATTTTTCTTGGGATCGGCTGCGGCAGGACCACTTTATGGAGCCTTTCCTATAGCTTCGGTGATGATGAAAAAAGGCGCTAGCATATATAATGTGTTTATCTTCATAGGGGCATGGTCAACCACAAAGATTCCGATGTTTTTATTTGAATCCAATGCTCTGGGTTATAGATTCTCCGTATCTCGATTGTTGATAAGCATCATAGGCATCGTTTCTATCTCTTTTATTTTAAACAGAAGCACCAATACAAAAGAAAAACAGATTTTATACGAAAGATTTCAAACGTCCAATTCTTAG
- a CDS encoding GNAT family N-acetyltransferase codes for MILRDAVKNDVKEILDIYNEAIVNSVSTFHTEEQSLGERNQWFDEHGKDHPILILELDGHVAAWGSLSMWNPKPAYNGTAELTLYVNKVFRGGGLGNAMMEALLDKAKSIGLHTLISLITSSNEASLCLHKKWSFSKVGVLKESGFKFNQYHDVDIWQIIL; via the coding sequence ATGATACTAAGAGATGCAGTAAAAAATGATGTGAAAGAAATCTTGGATATTTATAATGAAGCAATCGTGAATTCCGTATCCACCTTTCATACTGAAGAGCAGTCTTTAGGTGAGAGAAATCAATGGTTTGATGAACATGGGAAAGATCATCCTATACTCATATTAGAGCTTGATGGGCATGTTGCCGCATGGGGATCCTTGTCTATGTGGAATCCTAAACCCGCTTACAATGGAACTGCTGAGCTCACCCTTTATGTGAATAAGGTTTTCAGAGGTGGAGGTTTAGGTAATGCCATGATGGAAGCCCTATTGGATAAAGCAAAATCAATAGGTTTGCATACATTGATCTCTCTTATTACATCCTCAAATGAAGCAAGTCTCTGTCTGCATAAAAAATGGAGTTTTTCAAAAGTCGGTGTTTTAAAAGAGAGCGGCTTTAAGTTTAATCAATACCATGATGTGGATATCTGGCAGATCATATTATAA
- a CDS encoding ABC transporter substrate-binding protein, producing MKKGLTFLFMCIMGSLLFASGNQEAEEKQAGEPVELSIAVMGNYLGNEMGALKAEFEVENPDLTIEAIHNVAANDWSDYFVKIRTLIAGGDSPDVMYVAIEGAQYLAAKNMAIPLDEYIANDPTFRDDYKDLHPKLQSAFELNGHVYGTVFGWNNVVTHFNLDMLEEVGLDVPSSDWDETEFLKYAKALTREVDGQKVFGFSIPDFYFVTSAWLYNYGASFLNEDMTASALDTPEALAAFQMLYDLVYKYKYAPQPTADTANPIAMFTNGQVAMVLLGRWPLPSWKEADMNFDIQYLPNFGAQKVIFGSGAWVVSSQSKHPEEAYKLAKFLSSEYAQKSALKLDAIPTRISVMDEMLPQYAPENTMLYRESADIASPVQAPEAYPEIAQIFSRYFSLLMADEIAVEDCVLGMHNEINNVLKK from the coding sequence ATGAAAAAAGGATTGACATTTCTATTTATGTGCATAATGGGAAGCTTGCTTTTTGCTTCGGGTAATCAAGAGGCTGAAGAAAAACAAGCTGGAGAGCCAGTTGAATTAAGTATTGCTGTAATGGGAAACTATCTGGGAAATGAAATGGGGGCGTTAAAAGCAGAGTTTGAAGTAGAAAACCCAGATTTAACAATTGAAGCTATTCATAATGTTGCTGCCAATGACTGGTCAGATTATTTTGTAAAAATCAGAACATTGATCGCTGGAGGAGATTCTCCTGATGTTATGTATGTTGCCATTGAAGGTGCTCAGTATTTAGCGGCTAAAAATATGGCGATTCCTTTGGATGAATATATAGCTAATGATCCTACTTTTAGAGATGATTATAAAGATCTTCATCCTAAGTTACAGTCTGCCTTTGAACTAAACGGACATGTATATGGAACTGTCTTTGGATGGAATAATGTTGTCACACATTTTAATCTTGACATGCTTGAAGAAGTCGGCCTTGACGTACCTTCTTCAGACTGGGATGAAACAGAATTTCTGAAGTATGCAAAAGCACTAACAAGAGAAGTTGATGGTCAAAAAGTCTTTGGTTTTTCTATACCTGACTTTTATTTTGTAACAAGTGCATGGCTGTATAATTATGGTGCATCATTTCTTAATGAAGATATGACTGCTTCTGCTCTAGATACACCAGAAGCTCTCGCAGCCTTTCAAATGCTATATGATTTAGTTTACAAATATAAGTATGCTCCTCAGCCTACTGCAGATACAGCAAACCCTATAGCTATGTTTACAAATGGTCAGGTTGCTATGGTCCTCTTAGGTAGATGGCCTCTTCCCTCCTGGAAAGAAGCAGATATGAATTTTGATATACAGTATTTACCAAATTTTGGGGCACAGAAAGTTATTTTCGGGTCAGGTGCCTGGGTTGTAAGCTCACAGTCAAAACATCCTGAAGAAGCATATAAACTTGCAAAATTCTTAAGCAGCGAATATGCGCAAAAGAGTGCTCTTAAATTAGATGCGATCCCTACACGAATTTCTGTAATGGATGAAATGTTACCTCAATATGCACCAGAGAACACAATGCTTTATAGAGAAAGTGCTGATATTGCATCACCGGTACAAGCACCAGAAGCATATCCCGAAATTGCTCAGATTTTTAGTCGTTATTTTAGTCTTTTAATGGCAGATGAGATTGCAGTTGAAGATTGTGTCCTTGGTATGCACAACGAAATAAACAATGTATTAAAGAAATAA
- a CDS encoding carbohydrate ABC transporter permease — MVGSNDSQQAFLFLLPMALVFSIFLILPIIATFVFSFSNYDLLSPPSFVGLKNYISAFQDTRVMGIFLTTFKLAISLVLLHSIIGLLLALFVQSVSIKMQGFYRFILYTPVAITTASMAIAWKYIFNRDFGIMNWLLNIFNLEAIPWLTSSQYVFTSILIFSVWKFVGTSFLYFLIGLNGIPNDIYEASYIDGAGPIARFFRITLPMLTPTILFVVTVLFINTLQIFDEPFFLTNGGPGDASRTVNLFIYEVAFRRFDLGYSSALAVLLFLVILIISVSQNKFSNKWVNYDR, encoded by the coding sequence ATGGTTGGGTCGAACGACTCTCAACAAGCATTTTTATTTCTATTACCAATGGCTCTTGTGTTTTCTATCTTTCTCATATTGCCAATTATTGCTACTTTTGTTTTTAGCTTCTCTAACTATGATCTTTTAAGTCCTCCCTCTTTTGTTGGACTAAAGAATTATATCAGTGCCTTTCAGGATACTCGTGTTATGGGTATTTTCTTAACAACCTTTAAATTGGCGATATCTTTAGTATTATTACATTCTATCATTGGTTTACTACTAGCTTTATTCGTTCAATCAGTATCAATAAAAATGCAGGGTTTTTATCGTTTTATTCTTTATACACCAGTTGCTATAACGACAGCGTCAATGGCAATTGCCTGGAAATACATATTTAATAGAGATTTTGGAATCATGAATTGGCTATTAAATATTTTCAACCTTGAGGCCATTCCTTGGTTAACCTCTTCCCAATATGTATTCACTTCGATATTGATTTTCAGTGTTTGGAAATTTGTAGGTACCTCTTTTTTATATTTCTTAATTGGGCTTAATGGTATCCCCAATGATATTTATGAAGCATCATATATTGATGGTGCAGGACCAATAGCTCGTTTTTTTAGAATTACGCTTCCTATGCTAACTCCTACAATCCTATTTGTGGTAACAGTATTATTTATCAACACTTTGCAAATCTTTGATGAGCCTTTTTTCCTCACTAATGGAGGGCCTGGAGATGCATCCCGAACAGTTAATTTGTTTATTTATGAAGTAGCTTTTCGAAGGTTTGATTTAGGCTATTCCTCTGCCTTAGCAGTTCTGTTGTTTTTGGTAATTTTGATTATTTCAGTTTCACAAAATAAATTTTCCAATAAATGGGTTAATTATGATCGGTAA
- a CDS encoding carbohydrate ABC transporter permease: protein MIGNNKRYTFTDIAVSIALFFVVIMIILPLLWMFSTSLRPAKESFKLPPSFFPKAPFLWGNYASVFTELPFLRNIINSSIVAGFAVSGQLLISSMAAFAITRIKFKGSEIVFIVILAGLMIPAQVTIIPLFIVMRELQLLDTLSALILPGLVYPLGVFLMRQHSLTIPMQYDEAAAIDGLNRFKTYFYIILPMMKSALLVTAVMHLLLVWNDFFRPLILINSVENMTLPLGLFQLKGMMDNGNMSIILAGVIVSIIPPLAFYGFGQKYIAMGLESGGIKG, encoded by the coding sequence ATGATCGGTAATAATAAAAGATATACTTTTACGGATATAGCAGTATCAATAGCTCTATTTTTTGTAGTCATTATGATTATATTACCCTTGTTATGGATGTTCTCAACATCTTTACGTCCAGCAAAGGAATCCTTTAAGCTTCCTCCCAGTTTCTTTCCGAAAGCACCATTTTTATGGGGAAACTATGCTAGCGTTTTTACAGAGTTACCCTTTTTAAGAAATATAATAAATAGTTCCATTGTTGCTGGTTTCGCGGTTTCTGGGCAGCTTTTAATCTCAAGTATGGCTGCATTTGCAATAACAAGGATAAAATTTAAAGGATCAGAAATTGTCTTTATTGTCATATTAGCCGGGTTAATGATTCCAGCACAAGTTACAATTATTCCTCTTTTCATTGTCATGAGAGAATTACAACTTCTGGATACTTTGTCTGCACTTATATTGCCGGGTCTTGTATATCCTCTCGGTGTTTTTTTAATGAGACAACATTCTCTTACAATTCCTATGCAATATGATGAAGCTGCCGCCATTGATGGATTAAACAGGTTTAAGACATATTTTTATATTATTTTACCAATGATGAAATCAGCGCTTTTAGTAACAGCGGTTATGCATTTGCTGTTGGTGTGGAATGATTTTTTTAGACCTCTTATCCTCATTAATTCAGTAGAGAATATGACATTGCCATTAGGCCTTTTTCAGTTAAAAGGAATGATGGATAACGGGAACATGTCTATTATTTTAGCTGGTGTCATTGTTTCTATTATTCCACCCTTGGCCTTTTACGGATTTGGTCAAAAGTATATTGCAATGGGGTTAGAGTCCGGTGGAATCAAAGGATAA
- a CDS encoding winged helix-turn-helix transcriptional regulator: MSIDKYIEECKVCTVDEKIKATLCPVCLTQRVVRGKWKIVIVWLLREEAMRFSRIKQSIPHITQAYLSAQLKELESDRLIFRKSYDEVPPRVEYSLSPEGKSLVEVIRHTQEWGASYIKSQIDS; encoded by the coding sequence ATGTCAATCGATAAGTACATTGAGGAATGTAAAGTTTGCACTGTAGACGAAAAAATCAAAGCGACCTTGTGTCCCGTATGTTTGACACAGCGGGTTGTGAGGGGCAAGTGGAAAATCGTTATTGTGTGGCTTTTAAGGGAGGAGGCAATGAGGTTTTCTCGCATAAAACAGTCAATACCCCATATTACCCAGGCATATTTGAGTGCCCAGCTCAAAGAATTGGAGTCGGATCGTCTGATTTTCCGTAAATCCTACGATGAAGTTCCTCCCCGTGTAGAATACTCTTTAAGTCCAGAAGGAAAGAGTCTGGTCGAGGTCATCCGGCATACTCAGGAATGGGGTGCCAGTTATATCAAAAGTCAGATAGACTCATAA
- a CDS encoding pyridoxamine 5'-phosphate oxidase family protein: protein MKMAKEVMTLLNDKESTKVLTSLSADGIPHTVVIGSTMAPQSDLLCAAEVLMQKTSSNLKENKQVSILTVKGKDSYQVKAVVKEYLQDGPLFAKVKQELANKGMPCKGIWTFEPTEAYDQSAGPNAGQQIV, encoded by the coding sequence ATGAAAATGGCAAAAGAAGTAATGACTCTACTCAATGACAAGGAAAGCACAAAGGTTTTAACATCCCTATCTGCAGATGGAATTCCTCATACAGTCGTGATTGGCAGCACAATGGCTCCACAATCGGACTTATTGTGCGCTGCTGAAGTCCTGATGCAGAAAACATCTTCAAACTTGAAAGAAAACAAACAGGTTTCGATCTTAACGGTCAAGGGTAAAGACTCCTATCAGGTAAAGGCTGTTGTTAAAGAATACCTTCAGGATGGTCCATTGTTTGCCAAGGTGAAGCAGGAATTAGCCAATAAAGGAATGCCCTGTAAGGGGATTTGGACTTTTGAACCTACCGAAGCCTATGATCAGAGTGCAGGTCCTAATGCCGGTCAGCAAATCGTTTGA
- a CDS encoding LacI family DNA-binding transcriptional regulator — MITIKELAKLCECSIATVNRALNDKPDVNKVTKMRVKKLAEELGYRPHLMARSLATGRTNIIGLIVLDIQNPFFGQLINILNKELLYKGYSLHLGIMDGTPASEYHALEQMAGMKVDGIIHFPMNIGAKYKQFLNRLHIPLVHLCNFLDDDFPFVGVEEKKATIEAVETIKSKGYEKLIYVSPPLRYRGSRNLYTIEERLKGVEESSSGLKTEYITERDFIQSTYEIIKEQPKRTCVLCSNDIFALDIMTDFRNRGLISPKNYGLMGFDNISFLRHITPRLSTIAYPVESLAMKSMEVLLDLIEEKPSRRIMMKAHLIDGETI; from the coding sequence ATGATCACGATAAAAGAGCTTGCCAAGTTATGTGAATGTTCAATAGCAACTGTAAATCGAGCCTTAAACGACAAACCTGATGTCAACAAAGTAACGAAAATGCGTGTAAAGAAACTTGCCGAAGAACTGGGATACAGGCCCCATTTGATGGCCCGTAGTCTTGCCACAGGCCGAACAAATATCATTGGATTGATTGTACTTGATATTCAGAATCCTTTTTTTGGTCAGCTTATCAATATTCTCAATAAAGAATTACTTTATAAGGGGTACTCTCTTCATCTTGGAATTATGGATGGCACTCCGGCGTCAGAATACCATGCATTAGAACAAATGGCCGGTATGAAAGTCGATGGTATTATCCACTTCCCCATGAATATAGGAGCTAAATACAAACAATTCCTCAATCGCCTACACATACCTCTTGTCCATTTATGTAACTTTCTGGACGATGATTTTCCCTTTGTGGGTGTGGAAGAAAAAAAGGCTACGATTGAAGCTGTAGAAACAATAAAATCAAAAGGATATGAAAAATTAATCTATGTAAGTCCCCCTCTACGCTACAGAGGAAGCCGAAATCTATACACAATTGAAGAACGACTTAAGGGCGTTGAAGAATCATCATCAGGGCTTAAAACTGAATACATTACCGAGAGAGATTTTATTCAGTCGACTTATGAAATTATTAAAGAACAGCCAAAAAGGACCTGCGTTTTGTGTTCCAATGATATTTTTGCATTGGATATTATGACCGATTTTAGAAACCGTGGTTTGATCTCTCCTAAGAATTACGGTTTAATGGGATTTGATAATATCTCCTTTCTGAGACATATTACCCCTCGACTATCAACTATCGCTTATCCTGTAGAATCTCTCGCCATGAAATCCATGGAAGTGCTTCTAGATTTAATCGAAGAGAAACCATCCCGCCGAATTATGATGAAAGCTCATCTGATTGATGGTGAAACCATATAA